From Myxococcus xanthus, a single genomic window includes:
- a CDS encoding ABC transporter permease: MLRRAPVGLWVAGVAMATLALVPAIYLCVRAAEADADAWGLLLRDKTWGLLGRTLGLAAAVTGCAALLSLPLAWLTARTDLPGRRLWTVLLCVPLAVPTFVSGYVLLAAFGVGGALEEPLTRWGLPVPPVYGFPGALLALTVSTYPYFFLALRAGLLSQDPAWLEGARSLGLTPARAFFRITVPLLRPAFASGALLVGLYVLSDFGAVALVQYDAFSRAIYVQYEGAYDRSYAALLGLALVSVTVGVLALELWLRGRAGYHRSAKGAARASSLVQLGRWRVPALLLCGAVVAVGVGLPVGVLVYWGVQGLSVESGPMMGPAWNSVSASMLGAVAAVVGALPLAFLAVRYPSRLTVALERVSYAGYALPPIVLALSLVFLGVQTVPFLYGTLVMLVLAYVVRFLPQAVGVVRASLLQLNPHLPEAAASLGQPPSGVLRRVTAPLLRPGLLAGAALVFLTAMKELPATLLLAPIGFETLATRVWGATAEGRFAEAALPALVLMAVSTLGVGLLVSQEGGSSPS; the protein is encoded by the coding sequence ATGCTTCGTCGTGCCCCGGTGGGATTATGGGTGGCTGGCGTGGCCATGGCCACGCTGGCGCTGGTTCCCGCGATATACCTGTGCGTGCGCGCCGCGGAAGCGGATGCGGACGCATGGGGCCTGCTGCTGCGAGACAAGACGTGGGGCCTGTTGGGCCGCACGTTGGGGCTCGCGGCGGCGGTGACGGGCTGCGCGGCACTGCTGTCGCTGCCGCTGGCCTGGCTCACCGCGCGCACGGACCTGCCGGGGCGCCGTCTGTGGACGGTGTTGTTGTGTGTGCCGTTGGCGGTGCCCACGTTCGTCAGCGGCTACGTGCTGCTGGCGGCGTTTGGCGTGGGCGGCGCGCTGGAGGAACCCCTGACGCGCTGGGGTCTTCCGGTGCCACCCGTGTATGGCTTTCCCGGAGCGCTGCTGGCGCTGACGGTGTCGACGTATCCGTACTTCTTCCTCGCGCTGCGCGCCGGGCTCCTGTCTCAGGACCCGGCGTGGCTGGAGGGGGCGAGGAGCCTGGGACTCACACCCGCCCGGGCCTTCTTCCGCATCACCGTGCCCCTGCTGCGTCCTGCCTTCGCGTCGGGCGCGCTGCTGGTGGGGCTGTATGTCCTCTCCGACTTCGGCGCGGTTGCGCTGGTGCAGTATGACGCCTTCTCGCGCGCCATCTACGTGCAGTACGAGGGCGCGTACGACCGCAGCTACGCGGCGCTGTTGGGCCTGGCGTTGGTGTCCGTGACGGTGGGCGTGCTGGCCCTGGAGTTGTGGCTGCGCGGCCGTGCGGGCTACCACCGCAGCGCGAAGGGCGCGGCCAGGGCTTCCTCGCTCGTACAACTGGGCCGCTGGCGCGTGCCGGCGCTGCTCTTGTGCGGCGCGGTGGTGGCGGTGGGCGTGGGGCTCCCGGTCGGCGTGCTCGTCTATTGGGGCGTGCAAGGGCTGTCGGTGGAGTCGGGGCCGATGATGGGGCCCGCGTGGAACTCGGTGAGTGCTTCCATGTTGGGCGCGGTGGCGGCGGTGGTGGGCGCGTTGCCGCTGGCCTTCCTCGCGGTGCGCTACCCGAGCCGCCTCACGGTGGCGCTGGAGCGCGTGTCCTACGCGGGTTATGCGCTGCCGCCCATCGTGCTGGCGCTGTCGCTCGTCTTCCTGGGCGTGCAGACGGTGCCCTTCCTCTACGGCACCCTGGTCATGCTGGTGCTGGCCTACGTGGTGCGCTTCCTGCCGCAGGCGGTGGGCGTGGTGCGGGCGTCGTTGCTTCAGCTCAACCCGCACCTGCCGGAGGCCGCGGCGTCGCTGGGCCAGCCTCCGTCCGGCGTGCTGCGCCGGGTGACGGCGCCGCTGCTACGGCCCGGGCTGCTGGCGGGCGCGGCGCTCGTCTTCCTCACGGCGATGAAGGAGCTTCCGGCCACGTTGCTGCTGGCGCCCATCGGCTTCGAGACGCTCGCCACGCGCGTCTGGGGCGCCACGGCCGAGGGCCGCTTCGCCGAGGCCGCGCTGCCGGCGCTGGTGCTGATGGCCGTCTCCACGCTGGGTGTGGGGCTGTTGGTGTCGCAAGAGGGCGGCTCGTCTCCGAGTTAA
- a CDS encoding iron ABC transporter substrate-binding protein: protein MVRLLLASLVLTLASPALAAETLTIYSGRNEKLVGPLLKKFTEKTGVEVKVRYGETPQLAATLLEEGAKTPADVFFAQDAGALGALAKAGQLQVLPKETLDKVDARFRSPQGVWVGTSGRARVVAYNTKKVKADTLPKSILGFTDAKWKGRLGWAPTNASFQSFVTALRLLKGDEAATQWLKGVQANAPRVYKNNSAIIEALGRGEIDAGFVNHYYLYSAKKNKADLPVANYFVAAGDPGALVNVAGVAILKGSKNTDAAKKLAAYLLDADAQTYFAQETSEFPLVSGVKLAEGLPALDKVGSPDLDLSRLDDLRGTVKLLQDTGVL, encoded by the coding sequence ATGGTACGACTCCTCCTGGCCTCCCTGGTCCTGACCCTGGCCTCCCCCGCGCTCGCGGCGGAGACGCTCACCATCTACTCCGGCCGCAACGAGAAGCTCGTGGGCCCGCTCCTCAAGAAGTTCACTGAGAAGACGGGGGTCGAGGTGAAGGTGCGCTACGGCGAGACGCCGCAGCTCGCGGCCACGTTGCTGGAGGAGGGGGCGAAGACGCCCGCCGACGTGTTCTTCGCGCAGGACGCGGGGGCGCTCGGCGCGCTGGCGAAGGCGGGTCAGCTTCAGGTGCTGCCCAAGGAGACGCTGGACAAGGTGGATGCGCGCTTCCGCTCGCCGCAGGGCGTGTGGGTGGGCACCAGCGGCCGGGCGCGCGTGGTGGCCTACAACACGAAGAAGGTGAAGGCGGACACGCTGCCCAAGAGCATCCTTGGCTTCACGGATGCGAAGTGGAAGGGCCGCCTGGGCTGGGCGCCCACCAACGCCTCGTTCCAGTCCTTCGTCACCGCGCTGCGGCTGCTCAAGGGCGACGAGGCCGCGACGCAGTGGCTCAAGGGCGTCCAGGCCAACGCGCCGCGCGTCTACAAGAACAACTCCGCCATCATCGAGGCGCTGGGGCGCGGTGAAATCGACGCGGGCTTCGTGAACCACTACTACCTGTACTCCGCGAAGAAGAACAAAGCGGACCTGCCCGTGGCCAACTACTTCGTCGCGGCGGGTGACCCGGGCGCGCTGGTGAACGTGGCGGGCGTGGCCATCCTCAAGGGCTCGAAGAACACGGACGCGGCGAAGAAGCTGGCCGCGTACCTGCTGGACGCCGACGCGCAGACGTACTTCGCGCAGGAGACGTCCGAGTTCCCGCTGGTGTCTGGCGTGAAGCTGGCTGAGGGCCTGCCGGCGCTCGACAAGGTGGGCTCGCCCGACCTGGACCTGTCCAGGCTGGATGACCTGCGCGGCACCGTGAAGCTGCTCCAGGATACTGGCGTCCTCTGA
- a CDS encoding nuclear transport factor 2 family protein has protein sequence MPRPLVAACAAALLAAPSALAQAPASPKPPVSTPNPMKDAAERTRSALQLTPAPRPEDVRSIDSLIAALYDVISGPAGQARDWQRFRALFHPGAQMIPIRRPKDGKGPAATPFTPDDYATSASVAFDKRGFFEKETRRQVSGYGDMVQVLSAYETRETADGPVMTTGVNSLQLVFDGRRWWILNIAWTDDKAAGVPVPKDFTRK, from the coding sequence ATGCCGCGCCCGCTCGTCGCCGCCTGTGCCGCCGCCCTGCTCGCCGCGCCCTCCGCCCTCGCGCAGGCGCCTGCGTCCCCGAAACCACCCGTCTCCACACCCAACCCGATGAAGGACGCCGCCGAGCGAACCCGGAGCGCGCTCCAGCTCACACCCGCGCCCCGCCCCGAGGACGTGCGCTCCATCGATTCCCTCATCGCCGCGCTGTACGACGTCATCAGCGGCCCGGCGGGCCAGGCTCGCGACTGGCAGCGATTCCGCGCCCTCTTCCACCCGGGCGCGCAGATGATTCCCATCCGCCGCCCGAAGGACGGCAAGGGGCCTGCGGCCACGCCCTTCACCCCGGATGACTATGCCACCTCCGCCTCGGTGGCCTTCGACAAACGGGGGTTCTTCGAGAAGGAGACGCGCCGACAGGTGTCTGGCTATGGCGACATGGTCCAGGTGCTGAGCGCGTATGAGACGCGTGAAACCGCGGACGGGCCGGTGATGACCACGGGCGTCAACAGCTTGCAGCTCGTCTTCGATGGCCGGCGCTGGTGGATTCTCAACATCGCCTGGACGGACGACAAGGCCGCGGGGGTTCCCGTGCCGAAGGACTTCACCCGGAAGTAG
- a CDS encoding PfkB family carbohydrate kinase, with translation MGDASLRDVLVVGSYCHDLLRHGPGRETHALGGSAAYIASVLDAMGLEYAVAAVAGEDFRYADQVRHPPRIVPGTRTTQFIADFEGEARTLRVSAKAEPIRPADITVDARVALACGVAGEVLPETLLHVSERARHVLADAQGLIRALDDDGRVLNLRLEDTPFAGLLERLRVLKASEEEARAMDIERVRQRTCLVVTRGARGCTVFTADARIDVPTVAVEEVDATGAGDCFIAGFTLGLLRGLPFERCAALANWFGAQAVTQVGVPKLDVSRLPTELR, from the coding sequence ATGGGTGACGCGTCCCTGCGCGATGTGCTGGTGGTGGGGAGCTACTGCCACGACCTGCTCCGGCATGGCCCCGGGCGGGAAACACATGCGCTCGGCGGGTCGGCGGCGTACATCGCGTCCGTCCTGGATGCGATGGGGCTGGAGTACGCGGTGGCCGCGGTGGCCGGCGAGGACTTCCGTTACGCGGACCAGGTCCGGCATCCGCCGCGCATCGTTCCGGGAACGCGCACCACGCAGTTCATCGCGGACTTCGAGGGAGAGGCACGGACGCTTCGCGTCAGCGCGAAGGCGGAGCCGATTCGCCCTGCGGACATCACCGTGGACGCACGCGTGGCACTGGCGTGCGGGGTGGCGGGTGAGGTGCTGCCGGAGACGCTGCTCCATGTCTCTGAGCGGGCGCGGCATGTGCTGGCGGATGCACAGGGGTTGATTCGGGCGCTCGATGATGACGGACGGGTGCTCAATCTCCGCCTGGAGGACACGCCTTTCGCGGGGCTGCTGGAGCGGCTTCGGGTGCTGAAGGCCAGCGAGGAAGAAGCCCGGGCAATGGACATCGAGCGGGTACGTCAGCGGACGTGCCTGGTGGTGACGCGTGGGGCGCGGGGCTGCACGGTGTTCACGGCGGATGCGCGCATCGACGTGCCCACGGTTGCGGTGGAGGAAGTGGATGCCACGGGCGCGGGGGACTGCTTCATCGCGGGCTTCACGCTGGGGTTGCTGCGAGGACTGCCGTTCGAACGCTGCGCCGCGCTGGCGAACTGGTTTGGCGCGCAGGCGGTGACGCAGGTGGGTGTGCCGAAGCTGGATGTCAGCCGGCTTCCAACGGAACTGCGATAA
- a CDS encoding DUSAM domain-containing protein, whose translation MAEELDWDPIRALARRVLRNGEPLMLTIEVRELLARTAREVGLSQADATSALASDTSALELLRECSRRISEGSSRMVNALHRMYQHKRAGDLDSARQEMRDVLAAEEVPHYRAVAQGQLNLLDDEP comes from the coding sequence ATGGCTGAAGAACTCGACTGGGACCCGATTCGCGCCCTTGCGCGCCGAGTGCTGCGCAATGGAGAGCCCCTGATGCTCACCATCGAAGTGCGGGAACTCCTGGCGCGAACTGCTCGTGAAGTGGGCCTCAGTCAAGCCGATGCGACTTCGGCTCTTGCGTCGGACACGAGCGCCCTGGAACTCCTCCGAGAGTGCTCGCGTCGCATCAGCGAAGGGTCCAGCCGGATGGTGAATGCACTTCACCGGATGTACCAGCACAAGCGCGCGGGTGACCTCGACAGTGCCCGCCAGGAAATGCGGGACGTGTTGGCCGCCGAGGAGGTGCCGCACTACCGCGCCGTTGCGCAGGGCCAACTCAACCTGCTGGATGATGAGCCTTGA
- the gyrA gene encoding DNA gyrase subunit A → MADDTTDKPASPSAPPPPDSAGELIPVNIEDEMRRSYLDYSMSVIVGRALPDVRDGLKPVHRRVLYAMNDLGNLHNRAYKKSARVVGDVIGKYHPHGDSSVYDAMVRLAQEWSLRYLLVDGQGNFGSVDGDSPAAMRYTEVRMERLAEDLLADIDKETVDFGPNYDDSLEEPLVLPSKFPNLLVNGSSGIAVGMTTNIPPHNMTEVISGTLHLIDNPGCTVRDLMEFITGPDFPTGAIITGREGIVRAYETGRGQVTIRARSDIETSKRGDREAIIFSEIPYQVNKARLIEKIAELVREKKLEGISDIRDESDRQGMRIVIELKRDAISQVVLNNLYAMTSLETTFGAVMLAIDGGQPRTLNLKEMLDRFIAHRRDVVTRRTRYELRKALARMHIVEGLLVAQDLIDLVVSLIRASKDPDEARWGLMNILSPSLYEHERFATLQRIDYDKAKAQMELLVSRARNEEPSYAGLAHKYEGAGFSEGQAQNILEMRLQRLTGLQREELFRELIGLVRDIARLQDILANERSLLNVIKTELVEIRERYGDKRRTEITGAVDEMTSEDLIAEETMVVTLSHTGYIKRSPLTEYRAQKRGGRGKTGAATKEDDFVSKLFVASTHAYLMPITTKGKLYSLKVHQVPQASRTSRGKAMVNLVQFGEGERLAQVLVTRDFPENRYVFFVTKRGVVKRTDLSAFENVRSSGIIALGIDDGDELVAVMITDGSKDILLSTASGMSIRFPETEVRSMGRQAYGVKGITLEDGDEVVGADVVETDAAILTVTENGYGKRTQEAEYRQQGRGGKGIIDIKTTERNGKVVGLLQVKEADEVMLVTNGGMLIRMRVKEISVIGRNTQGVRLIALENEQEKVMAISKLPESDESEENGEAVAPAEGAVPTAEANAPEATDAAVPADATAEAAAPAEAAVESAPASEEGGTPGGEEPTQG, encoded by the coding sequence ATGGCTGACGACACGACTGACAAGCCGGCATCGCCCTCCGCGCCTCCCCCCCCGGACAGCGCTGGAGAGCTCATTCCCGTCAACATCGAAGACGAGATGCGCCGTTCGTATCTCGACTACTCCATGTCCGTCATCGTGGGGCGCGCGCTGCCCGACGTACGTGACGGACTCAAGCCCGTGCATCGCCGCGTGCTGTACGCGATGAATGACCTGGGCAACCTCCACAACCGGGCCTACAAGAAGTCCGCCCGCGTGGTGGGTGACGTCATCGGTAAGTACCACCCGCACGGTGACTCGTCGGTGTACGACGCCATGGTGCGCCTGGCGCAGGAGTGGAGCCTTCGCTACCTGCTGGTGGACGGCCAGGGCAACTTCGGCTCGGTGGACGGCGACTCGCCAGCGGCCATGCGTTACACGGAAGTGCGCATGGAGCGGCTGGCGGAGGACCTGCTGGCGGACATCGACAAGGAGACGGTGGACTTCGGTCCCAACTACGACGACTCGCTGGAAGAGCCGCTCGTCCTCCCGTCGAAGTTCCCCAACCTCCTGGTCAACGGCAGCAGCGGCATCGCGGTGGGCATGACCACCAACATCCCGCCGCACAACATGACCGAGGTCATCAGCGGCACGCTGCACCTCATCGACAACCCGGGCTGCACGGTCCGGGACCTGATGGAGTTCATCACCGGTCCGGACTTCCCCACCGGCGCCATCATCACCGGGCGCGAGGGCATCGTCCGCGCCTACGAGACGGGCCGCGGCCAGGTCACCATCCGGGCGCGCTCGGACATCGAGACCTCCAAGCGGGGTGACCGCGAGGCCATCATCTTCTCGGAGATTCCGTACCAGGTGAACAAGGCGCGGCTCATCGAGAAGATCGCCGAGCTGGTGCGCGAGAAGAAGCTGGAGGGCATCAGCGACATCCGCGACGAGAGCGACCGCCAGGGCATGCGCATCGTCATCGAGCTCAAGCGCGATGCGATTTCGCAGGTGGTGCTCAACAACCTGTATGCGATGACGTCGCTGGAGACGACTTTCGGCGCGGTGATGCTGGCCATCGACGGCGGTCAGCCGCGCACGCTCAACCTGAAGGAGATGCTGGACCGGTTCATCGCGCACCGCCGTGACGTGGTGACGCGCCGCACGCGCTACGAGCTGCGCAAGGCGCTGGCGCGCATGCACATCGTCGAAGGTCTGCTCGTCGCGCAGGACCTCATCGACCTGGTGGTCAGCCTCATCCGCGCGTCCAAGGACCCGGACGAGGCGCGCTGGGGCCTGATGAACATCCTGTCGCCCTCGCTGTACGAGCACGAGCGCTTCGCGACCCTCCAGCGCATCGACTACGACAAGGCGAAGGCGCAGATGGAGCTGCTCGTCTCGCGCGCTCGCAACGAGGAGCCCAGCTACGCGGGCCTGGCGCACAAGTACGAGGGCGCGGGCTTCAGCGAGGGCCAGGCGCAGAACATCCTGGAGATGCGCCTGCAGCGGCTCACCGGCCTGCAGCGCGAGGAGCTGTTCCGCGAACTCATCGGCCTGGTGCGCGACATCGCGCGGCTGCAGGACATCCTGGCCAACGAGCGCAGCCTGCTCAACGTCATCAAGACGGAGCTCGTGGAGATTCGCGAGCGCTACGGCGACAAGCGCCGCACGGAAATCACTGGCGCCGTGGATGAGATGACCAGCGAGGACCTCATCGCCGAAGAGACGATGGTGGTTACGCTGTCGCACACGGGCTACATCAAGCGCTCGCCGCTGACCGAGTACCGGGCGCAGAAGCGCGGTGGGCGCGGGAAGACGGGCGCTGCGACGAAGGAAGACGATTTCGTCAGCAAGCTGTTCGTGGCCAGCACGCACGCGTACCTGATGCCCATCACCACGAAGGGCAAGCTGTACTCGCTGAAGGTGCACCAGGTTCCGCAGGCCAGCCGCACGTCGCGCGGCAAGGCCATGGTGAACCTGGTGCAGTTCGGCGAGGGCGAGCGGTTGGCGCAGGTGCTGGTGACGCGTGACTTCCCGGAGAACCGCTACGTCTTCTTCGTGACGAAGCGGGGCGTGGTGAAGCGCACGGACCTGAGCGCGTTCGAGAACGTCCGCTCCAGCGGCATCATCGCGCTGGGCATCGACGACGGTGACGAGCTGGTGGCGGTGATGATTACCGACGGCAGCAAGGACATCCTGCTGTCGACGGCGTCGGGCATGAGCATCCGCTTCCCGGAGACGGAGGTCCGCTCCATGGGCCGCCAGGCCTACGGCGTGAAGGGAATCACGCTGGAGGACGGCGACGAGGTGGTGGGCGCCGACGTGGTGGAGACGGACGCGGCCATCCTCACGGTGACGGAGAACGGCTACGGCAAGCGGACGCAGGAGGCCGAGTACCGGCAGCAGGGCCGTGGCGGCAAGGGCATCATCGACATCAAGACCACCGAGCGGAACGGCAAGGTGGTGGGTCTGCTCCAGGTGAAGGAAGCGGACGAGGTGATGCTCGTTACCAACGGCGGCATGCTCATCCGCATGCGGGTGAAGGAGATCTCCGTCATCGGCCGCAACACGCAGGGCGTGCGGCTGATTGCCCTGGAGAACGAGCAGGAGAAGGTCATGGCCATCTCCAAGCTGCCCGAGAGCGACGAGTCCGAGGAGAACGGCGAGGCGGTGGCGCCGGCCGAGGGCGCGGTGCCCACGGCGGAGGCCAACGCTCCGGAAGCGACTGACGCCGCTGTGCCTGCGGACGCCACGGCGGAGGCCGCGGCGCCTGCGGAAGCCGCTGTCGAGTCAGCCCCGGCGTCCGAGGAGGGTGGCACCCCGGGTGGCGAGGAGCCCACGCAGGGCTGA
- a CDS encoding tetratricopeptide repeat protein translates to MAKSTSQKRPSKAKKPAASKAKAKKAAAPKKAALRTSAAPRRASAPVFEPAVKVPRPPVLEAEPILADEPTPGRPGPKALPSGETAGRVLPFEIDPKRMEEGLRKLQGEMVHWANKGRYTRVRFKFRGKQLLPDLPLAAVVAAEGLTFYWGGILRVLVANVVGGSVFQVELVNDAEKRVQAGKEALLSGDVDQALVLFREAVAMDRDFPSAHLNVGVALKLKGDREGALAAFEKAKKRDPEGPVGAEAERLAAPLRPQG, encoded by the coding sequence ATGGCCAAGAGCACTTCCCAGAAGCGTCCGTCGAAGGCGAAGAAGCCCGCCGCGTCGAAGGCGAAGGCGAAGAAGGCCGCTGCCCCGAAGAAGGCCGCCTTGAGGACGAGCGCCGCGCCCCGTCGCGCCAGCGCGCCGGTGTTTGAGCCCGCCGTCAAAGTTCCTCGGCCCCCCGTGCTGGAAGCTGAGCCCATCCTCGCCGACGAGCCCACCCCTGGACGCCCGGGCCCCAAGGCACTCCCGTCCGGTGAGACCGCGGGCCGCGTGTTGCCCTTCGAAATCGACCCCAAGCGCATGGAAGAAGGGCTGCGCAAGCTCCAGGGGGAGATGGTCCACTGGGCCAACAAGGGCCGCTACACGCGGGTGCGCTTCAAGTTCCGGGGCAAGCAACTGCTTCCGGACCTGCCGCTGGCCGCCGTGGTGGCCGCGGAGGGGCTCACGTTCTACTGGGGCGGCATCCTGCGCGTGCTTGTCGCCAACGTGGTGGGCGGCAGCGTGTTCCAGGTGGAGCTCGTGAATGACGCGGAGAAGCGCGTCCAGGCCGGCAAGGAGGCCTTGCTGTCGGGCGACGTGGACCAGGCGCTGGTGCTCTTCCGGGAAGCCGTGGCCATGGACCGTGACTTTCCCTCCGCGCACCTCAACGTGGGCGTGGCCTTGAAGCTGAAGGGCGACCGGGAAGGGGCCCTGGCCGCGTTCGAAAAAGCAAAGAAACGGGACCCGGAAGGACCGGTGGGAGCCGAAGCGGAGCGCCTGGCTGCTCCCCTGCGTCCGCAGGGCTGA
- a CDS encoding M24 family metallopeptidase: MTRVRHALLSALLLATPIASAAPADPIASQDDWPRLRKERIQKLLPQAMARANVDAWVVICRENDNDPLAIHVGCENAGGTAAFLFLKQDAAVRGVALSPEGEATALRDVAPLDEVVPLPRGTNLYAQLASRLAAAKPKRIAVNSSTSVAVADGLSATQRAALEKALTPALRKKLVSSEDLVSEWLSVKLPEEVDILRKAAALTSQMEIEAYRAVVPGKTRDVDVARFLRQRMAELGVGDAWAPDQNPNVQSGPTRGHSHATERVIQPGDFIQTDFGIRVGGMWVTDIQRFAYVLAPGETQPPKEALEKWEKGKKGSRIALATLKPGVRGWDVDKAQRDWMREAGSAPVMWGTGHPVGYWAHDVGPALSGAQQGKPAAGQAARIVRPGQVFAFDGFFAWPDGGEGEQRIIAVEEMAVVTETGAEYLIPPQEDLVLIPSPGPSRPVP; the protein is encoded by the coding sequence ATGACTCGCGTCCGGCACGCCCTGCTCTCCGCCCTGCTCCTCGCCACCCCCATCGCCAGCGCCGCGCCCGCCGACCCCATCGCGTCCCAGGACGACTGGCCCCGCCTCCGCAAGGAGCGCATCCAGAAACTGCTGCCCCAGGCCATGGCCCGCGCCAACGTGGACGCGTGGGTGGTCATCTGCCGGGAGAACGACAACGACCCGCTGGCCATCCACGTCGGGTGTGAGAACGCCGGAGGCACCGCCGCCTTCCTGTTCCTCAAGCAGGACGCGGCCGTGCGCGGCGTGGCCCTGTCACCGGAAGGCGAGGCCACCGCGCTCCGCGACGTGGCGCCGCTCGATGAGGTGGTGCCGCTGCCGCGCGGAACGAATCTCTACGCGCAGCTGGCCTCGCGGCTGGCGGCGGCGAAGCCGAAGCGCATCGCCGTCAATTCGTCCACGTCGGTGGCGGTGGCCGATGGCCTGTCCGCCACGCAGCGCGCCGCGCTGGAGAAGGCCCTGACGCCCGCGTTGCGCAAGAAGTTGGTGTCCTCCGAGGACCTCGTCTCCGAGTGGCTCTCCGTGAAGCTGCCCGAGGAGGTGGACATCCTCCGCAAGGCCGCCGCGCTGACGTCCCAGATGGAGATAGAGGCCTACCGCGCGGTAGTGCCGGGCAAGACGCGCGACGTGGATGTGGCCCGCTTCCTCCGCCAGCGCATGGCGGAACTGGGCGTGGGCGACGCCTGGGCGCCGGACCAGAACCCCAACGTCCAGAGCGGCCCCACGCGCGGGCACTCCCACGCCACCGAGCGCGTCATCCAGCCGGGTGACTTCATCCAGACGGACTTCGGCATCCGCGTGGGCGGCATGTGGGTGACGGACATCCAGCGCTTCGCCTACGTGCTGGCGCCGGGCGAGACGCAGCCGCCCAAGGAGGCCCTGGAGAAGTGGGAGAAGGGCAAGAAAGGCAGCCGGATTGCATTGGCCACCCTGAAACCCGGCGTGCGCGGCTGGGACGTGGACAAGGCCCAGCGCGACTGGATGCGGGAAGCCGGCTCCGCGCCCGTCATGTGGGGAACGGGGCACCCGGTGGGCTACTGGGCGCATGACGTGGGCCCGGCGCTCTCCGGCGCGCAGCAGGGCAAGCCCGCGGCGGGACAGGCGGCGCGCATCGTCCGGCCCGGGCAGGTCTTCGCCTTCGACGGGTTCTTCGCGTGGCCGGACGGCGGCGAGGGCGAGCAGCGCATCATCGCCGTGGAGGAGATGGCCGTCGTCACCGAAACGGGTGCGGAATACCTCATCCCACCCCAGGAAGATTTGGTGCTCATCCCCTCCCCGGGTCCTTCCCGCCCCGTGCCGTGA